CAGTTCATCAGCCACCCGCCGATCGCGCCATATACCGTGACCGTGGCCGACCCCGACCATCCGCTGGTGCGGGGCGTGGAGCCGTTCGAGACGACGGACGAGCTCTATCACATGGAATACCACGGCGACCTGCACGTGCTGCTGGAGACCGACTGCACGGTGGAGGGCACCGGCTTCGTCGAGGCGAAGGACGCCATCGGCAAGCACGCGGTCATGTACCTCAAGGACCATGGCAAGGGCGGCGTGCTCTACAACACGCTTGGACATTGCCGGGGGCACTACGACCTCCAGCCCATGCTCGACTGGTGGCCGACGGTGGACCGTTGCGCCTGGGATCTGCCGGTGTTCTACGACCTTCTTCGGCGCGGGATCGGCTGGCTCAAGGAGCGGCCGGCCAAAGGCTGACCAAAGGCACAGCGAAACGAAAAAGGCCGGGAGCGATCCCGGCCTTTCTTTCGGTTTGCCGTCAGGCCAGGACCCCGGCGTAGCGATCGAGCGCGACTTCGGGGCTTTCGGGCCAGCGCGACAGGACCAGCAGGCGCTTGTGGCCGTGGCCGATGAACAGTTCGTCCGTCACGCCCATTCCGCCGTGGAACTGGATCATCTCGTGACCGAGTTCGACCGAGGCCGGGGCGACGAAGGCGCGCAGGCCGTGGACGGCGGAGGCGAATGCGTCCGACCCTTGCGAGACCATGGCAAGATTGAGCAGGGCCCGCGCCTGTTCGATGGCAGCATACTGGGCCGACATGCGGTGCTGGATCGCCTGGAAGCTGCCCAGCGACACGCCGAACTGCCGGCGCGTGCGCAGGTAATCGAGCGTGGCGTCGAACAGGAGCTGCATGATCCCGATCGCTTCGGCCGAGCGGGCCAGCGAGGCGAGAAGGTCGTTCTCCCGCACGTCCGCCAGCGAGCCGACGAGGCGGGTGGCGGGCGCCGCATCGAGCGTGAGCGTGACCGCGATCGACCCGTCGGCCATGCGCCAGGGATTGACCGCGACGCCGGGCGCGTTCGCTTCGACCAGGAAAAGGGCGATGCCGGCCTCGTCGGTCGCGCTGCCGCTTTCACGGGCGGTAACGATGAAGGCATCGACCCCCGCCCCCGCCGGCACACACGACTTCACGCCGCAGAGCGAACCGTCGGTGCGAACCGCGCATTCGACGAAAGTGAGGCCGCCACGCGCGCCGTGTTCGGCGTGGGCCAGCGCGACCCGGCGCGTGCCCATCGCGAGGGATTCCATCCACCCTTCGGCAAGATCGGCCGGCGCGACGCGTTCCAGCAGGCGCGCGGCGACGAGGATGTTCTCGGTCAGGGGTTCGACCACGAGGCCGCGACCCAGCGCTTCAAATACCGTCGCGATTGCCGTCGCATCAAGCGAAAGGCCGCCACTCTCCATCGAAAGCGGCGCGGCGACGAGGCCAAGTTCGGCCAGCAGCGACCACATCGCGGGCGAAAACCCGTTGGGATCGGCCAGGTAGCCGCGGCGGCGATCAAGATCGTAATGGTCGTCGACGAAGCGCTCGGCCAGGGCCTTCAGCATTTCCTCGTCTTCGTTCAGGTCGAAATTCACGTCCCTCTCCTCGGACCCGACCTCTACCATTGTCGAAGGCGACGCCACGCTGCGCAAAAGACTAGGCATTTGGGCCAATACCGTCGTTGTTTCATGGGCCTATGACCGGTATGTCATGTCCATAAGGACAGGAGAGGAAACGCAGTGCAGCTTTCGGTGGAATCCATCGACTCGGTCAGGATCAGCGGGCCACAGGACGTGCGCCGCGCGGCCGAGGCGCTGCACCAGATCGCCCTTGCCGCAGGAATGCGCGCCGCGCCCGCCCACGACATTGCCGACAAGCGCACGCCGGTCGACGCGGACGGCAACATCCTCGCGCGCGACGTGTTCGGATGGAACGACGAGAAGGTGTGGTGGCGCAACTCGCGCATCGCGCTCGACTCGCCCCTCACCTCGGCCTGCCGCTTCGAAAGCGAGCCCTTCTGGGTCAACGCCAACGGGTTCCACACCCGCCAGCCCAACCATTACCTGACCGCCATCGACCTCACCAACTTCGAGACGCGGGCCATGACGCGCGCCGCCATCGTGGTGCCGGTGCACCTGCCGTTCGGCCAGATCGGCGCGGTCAGCTTCAACCCGCTCGACCCGGACCTGACCGAGCTCGACGACATCTTCCTCGAGAACGGCGACGCCTTCGGGATCTATGGCCGCACCTTCATCGCCAGCTATGTCCACGCGATGGGTTCGGTCCAGGCGCTGCCGCCGGGCTCGCGCCTGTCGAAGCGCGAGGTGGAGTGCCTGCGCTGGGCCGCGATCGGCAAGACCGACCTCGAGATCAGCATGATCATGGGCCGCAGCCGCGCCACCGTGCGATTCCACATCCACAACGCATCGATGAAGCTGAACGCGGTGAACCGCAGCCAGACCGTCTTCAAGGCGGCGCAGCTCGGATACATCTCGCTCGCCACCTGACGCCCACCCAAGGGAGAAGCCATGTCGCAAAAGCCGTTCGATCCCGTCGCCGCCTGGCAGGACATGGTCCAGAAGTGGGAGCAGGAGATCAACGGCTGGTCGGGCAAGCTGACGGAAAGCGAGCAGTTTTCCGCGCTGATGGGACAGGCCACCAAGGTCCAGCTCGTAGCCCAGCGCGCCTTTTCAGAACAGATGGAAGGCCTGCTCCGCAACCTCAACCTGCCCAGCAAGAGCCAGGTCGAGGCGCTGTCGGAGCGGATCGACGGGCTGGAGGATTCGATCGACCGGGTAAGGCTGGCGATAGAAGCACTGGCCGCGAAATCCGCCGCCGCCCCCACCCCGCCCGAGCCGCGCCGCACCAGGAAGCCGCCGCAGGCCAAGGGCTGACATGGCGGAGTCCGATCCGCTTTCCCCCGAAGCCGTGGCCGAGCGCGTCCGCCGCGAGGTGGACCGCGCGCTCAAGCGCAACATCAAGGGCCTGGAATTCCTCGCCGCGCCCCGCCAGGAAGTGGGCGCGATGGAGAAGGAGCTGGTCCACCGCGAGGGGACCGCACTGCTCTATCGCTATCGCCCGGTGGTGGACGAGATCTACCGCCTGCCGCTGCTGATCGTCTCGCCGCCGAGCAACAAGGGCTATATATTCGACCTCGCACCCGGGCAGAGCATGGTCGAGTACCTGCTGAACCGGGGCTATGACGTGTTCAACCTCGACTGGGCGCCGCCTCGCCGCGACGAGGCGCACCTCGGCCTGGCCGACTACGTCGACCGCTTCATCCCGGACAGCCTCGCGAAGATCGCCGAGATCACCGGCGAAGAGGAAGCGAGCCTTGCCGGCTATTGCATGGGCGGCACGCTGGCGACGATCCACGCCGCGCTTCATGCCGGGAATGGGGTCAGGAACCTTGTCCTGTTCGCGACGCCTGTCGATTTCACCCACATGCACCTGTTCCAGAAGTGGTCCGACAAGCGTCACTTCGACGTGGACGAGGTTGTCGACAAGCTGGGCGTGATCCCTCCCGAGATCATGCTGGGCGCATTCGACCTGGCCCGCCCGGCCAACCGCACGGCGGGCCGGATGCACCTGTGGACCAACATGTGGAACGACGAGTTCGTCCGTTCCTATCGCATGTTCGACCGCTGGGCCGCCGAGACGCTGCCGGTGCCGGGCGAATATTTCCGCGAGCAGATCAAGCACCTGATGTGGGACAACGCGCTGGCATCGGGCACGCTGGAGGTAGGCGGGCGCAAGGCCGATCTCGCGAACATAGCTGTTCCCATCCTCAACGTGGTGGCGCAGCACGACCATATCGTCAGCCACGAGGCTACGCAGCCGCTCAAGCTGCTGACATCGAGCGACGATTACGAGGAAATCGTTTCCAAGGGCGGCCACGTGAGCCTTGTTGCCGGCCCTTCGGCGCTGAAAAGACTCTGGCCGCTGATCGACGGCTGGCTTGGCAAGAGGTCCGTGTGATGCCCGATACGCTTACCTATCCCCGCACCGTGACGGCCGGCGCGCGGACGATAACGCTGCGCCTGATGGAGCGCGACGACGCCCCGGCGCTTGTCGCCTTTGCCGAGGCGCTGCCGCCGCACGACCTGCTGTTCCTGCTGCGCGACATCCGCAATCCCAAGGTCGTGGCGGCGTGGATCGAACAGGTGGAGCGCGGGCAGATCCGCAGCCTGGTGGCGCTGGAGGACGGGCGGATCGTCGGCTGCACCGCGCTGGCCCGCGACGAACTGAGCTGGTCGCCGCACGTTGCCGATATCCGCATGCTGATCTCGCCCGCGATGCGCGGCACGGGGTTCGGGCGGGTGCTGGCGCAGGAATGCGTGGCGATGGGCATGGCCGACGGCGAATCCAAGCTGACCGCGCGCCTGACGCCCGATCAGGGCGCCGCGCTGAAAGTGTTCGAGGACCTGGGCTTCCTGCCCGAAGCGCTGCTGCGCAACCACGTGCGCGATGCGCAGGGCGAGCTGCACGACATCGCGATCATGGCGCTCGACCTCGAGCGGCAGGGCGGGATGAAGGCGCTTTACGGGATGGGGTGAGCCGTCTCGGGGGACGAAGAAGAAGAAGAAGAAGAAGAAGAAGAAGCCTTACCCCGGGTCGAGCCCGGGGTGACGCAGGGTTCGGCGTTTACGGCCCTCCGCCCCCGTCAGGGATAGAACGCGGCGAAGCATCCCTTGGGGTCGAACTTGCGCCACTGGCCTTCGGGCTGGGCGAGCCGGTCGGCCACGGCCCAGAACACGCCGGGGTTGGCGACGAAGCCGAAGTGGCTGCAATGCACCTCGATGTTCTCGGTCCTGTCGTCGGTCTCGCTCACGCAGTTCTCCCAGGCGGTGATGCCATCCGTGCGGGAAAATATCGCGGTCGAGGGGACGGGCAGCGGGTGATGGCCCCTGGCATAGCGGGCAGCGGACTTTTCGGACGACGCCTTGTTGCCGGTCAGCAGTTCGTAGAGCGAGGTGAGGCTGGTCGCGCGCGGATTGCCGGTGAAGGGGCTGCCGAGGGTGACCACCTGACGCAGGCCGCCATGATCGCGCCGCGCCGCCTCGCGCGCGATGACCCCGCCAAGGCTCCACCCGACAAGGCTGACCTTGCGGCCGGTCTCGGCAGCGATGGCATCGATGCGCGCGGCAAGGTGTTCGCCGTTCTCGCCCGCCGAATGCTGGTCGAGATTCCAGCCAAGGTCCCACGGGAAGACCTGGTAGCCGAGCCTAGCGAGGAACGAGCGCAGCAGCACGGTCATCGTGTCGTTGGTGGCGAAGCCGGGCAGGACCATGACCGGGTGCCCATCGCCCTGCGGCGCCTTGGCCAGCATGGGCCAGGCGAGCGCCAGCAACGCCGTCTCGCTGAGAAAACGGGGGGTCTCCAGCATGGTCCAGCCAAGCTGGGGGCGGCGGATTTCGGGAGTGGTTTGCGCGGCGGCGTTCAAGCGTTCATCCCTTGCGATCCTCGAGGATCAGGTTCCCGGCACGATAACCGAGGGCCATGGCCGGCGCGTTGGTGTTGCCGGTGATGTGTCCGGGCATGACCGAACAATCGACGACGCGCAAGCCATCGACCCCGCGCACCCTGAGGCGCGGATCGACCACCGCGCGCTGGTCCGAGCCCATGCGGCAGGAGCCTATGGCATGGAGGCCGCAACTGGCGAGGTGGCGGAAAGCGTCGAGAATGGCCTCGTCGCTTTCGACCGCGGCGCCCGGTATCATTTCCTCTCCCACCACCTCGGCAAGCGGCGCGGTGCGCACGAAACGGCGCATGGCGCGAACCATGGCGACGGCGGACTTGCGGTCGTGTTCGGTCGAGAGCCAGTTGGGCAGGATCACGGGCGCGGTTGCGGCATCCGGGCCGGCGGCGCGAACCGACGCCTCGCTGGTCAGGCGCAGGAGCTGGCCGTAGATCGTCATGCCGGGGCGCGAGGAGATCTTGTCGAGCGGCACCGGGTTGCCATCGTCCGAGACTTCGAAGGTATAGCCGCCAAGATAGAGCTGGGCATCGACGCGGCCATCGGGATGGGCGACGTTGCAGAAGGCGCCGACCTCGAACGGACCGGTCGCCATGATGCCGCCGCGCGTCAGGGCATAGCGCAGGACTGCCGCGACCAGGCCCGGCCCCCGCAGCAAGCCGCCGGTACCGCGCTCGCCGACGAGGCGGTGGGGCATGGAAAAACCGAGATGCTCGACCAGGCGTTCGCCCACGTCGGGCGACTGGACCAGAGGTTCGATCCCGACGGCGCGAAGGCGGGCGCCATCGCCGATGCCCGAGCGCTGGAGCAGGAGCGGGCTTTCCATCGCGCCGCCGCTGACGATTACCTCGCCCGCGCAATCGAACCGGGTGAGGACGCCGTTGACGCGCGCCTCCACCGCGACCGCGCGGCCATCGCGTGTCACGACGCGTTCGGCAATCGCGCCGGTCACGACCCTGACGTTGGCGCGGCGGCGCGCCGCGGCGAGGAAGGTGCGGCCCGAGCTTTGGCGGCGGCCCTTCCGGATATTGTGGCTGTAGAGGCCGACACGCGGACCGCCGCGTTCGTTGAGATCGGCCACGCGGGCCATGCCACAGGACTCGCCCGCCGCGATCATGCGATCGGCCAGCGGATAGGTGTAGATTGCCGGATCGACGTGGACGAGGCCGCCGCTGCCGCGCATCGGGCCGGGACCGGCGGCGTGATCCTCGAGCGCGAGGAAGGCCTCGGTCATGGCAGCGCCATTCCAGCCGGTGGCGCCGGCCTGCTCCCACGCATCATAGTCGGCCGGCTCGCCCCGGCTCCAGATCATGCCGTTGACGGCGGACGAACCGCCAAGACCCTTGCCCCTGATCCAGACCTCGTTCGCGGGCATCCCCGCCGCGCGGGGCTGAGCGACCGGATAGGCCCAGATGTGGTCGGGATTGGTGACGAGCCTGGCCACACCCTTGGGCAGGGTCACCCAGAAACCGTCGTTCTCGCCGCCCGCCTCGAGCACGAGCACGCGGTGGCGGCCATCGGCGCTCAGCCTTTCGGCCACGACGCATCCGGCGGAGCCCGCGCCGACGACGATGTAATCCCAGCCCTGTTCCATGGCGAATGCCCCCCCTCCTGCGGCGACATTGGCACACTGGTAAAAGGGACAACCCTAGCGTTTTGCAGAGTCGGCAAAGTGGCATCCGGGGTGGCTTATGGGAAACAGCAGGATTCGATTGGAACGGGAGAGCAATGCGCGTCATCGCCGAAGGGCTGTTTACGGACGGGAATCCGCCGCATTTGATCGGCGGACGCGAACGCGAGAGCGGGCGCGTGGTCTTTCCGTGCCCGCCCGGAGACCGCTACGAGCCCGTCGCGCTTTCGCGCACCGGCACGCTCTGGTCCTATACCATCCAGCGCTACCGCCCGAAATCGCCGCCCTACGCCGGGCCGGAAGCCTTCCGTCCGTGGCCGGTGGGCTATGTCGAACTGCCGGGCGAAGTGATCGTCGAGGCGCGGCTGGCCAATGTCGCCTTCGAGGACATCCGCATCGGGATGCCGCTTGAACTGACGCTGGTCCCGCTCGATCCCGACGCGGCCGAACCGGTGATGATCCACGCATTCCAGCCAATCGAAGGAGCCGGAGCATGAGCGGCGACGTCTGCATCGTCGGCATCGGCATCCACCCGTTCGGGCGCACCGACGGGCTATCGGGGCTGGAGCAGGGCGTCTTTGCCGTGCGCCAGGCACTGGGAGATGCCGGAATCGAGTGGGGCGACGTCCAGTTCGCCTATGGCAGCTCGGATTCCGCCGGCAACCCCGACACGATGGTCGACCGGCTGGGCCTTACGGGCATGCAGTTCATCAACGTGCGCAACGGGTGCGCTGCGGGCGGATCGGCGCTGTTCTCGGCGCAGATGGCGATCAAGAGCGGCGAGTTCGACATCGGCCTTGCCGTCGGCTTCGACAAACATCCGCGCGGCGCGTTCAATGCCATGCCGAGCGAGTACAACCTGCCCGACTGGTACGGCGAGGCGGGCTACATGATCACCACGCAGTTCTTCGCGAACAAGATCATGCGCTACATGCACGATCACGGCATCAGCCAGCAGACGCTGGGCCGGGTGGCGGAAAAGGCTTTCCGCAACGCGGTGCATGCCGATCACGCCTGGCGGCGCGAGCCGGTGGACCTCGAGACGATCCTCGAGGCGCCGCTGGTTTCCGACCCCTATACCAAGTACATGTTCTGCTCGCCCGCCGAAGGCGGCGTCGCGCTGATCCTGGCGAGCGAAAAGAAGGCGCGCGAACTGGGCAAGCCGCTGGTCCGCCTGAAGGCCGCGACGATGCGCACCCGGCCGCCCAAGTCGTTCGAGGTCTTCGCACCCTCGATCGATATCGGCGGCGGCAAGGCGACCGCGACCCAGATCGCCAGCGCCGACGCGTTCCGCATGGCCGGCATCGGGCCCGGCGACATCGCAGTCGCCCAGCTCCAGGATACCGAGGCCGGCGCCGAGATCATGCACATGGCCGAGAACGGCTTCTGCAAGGACGGCGAGCAGGAGCGCTGGCTGGCCGAAGGGCTGACCGAGGTGGGCGGCAAGCTGCCGGTCAACACCGACGGCGGCTGCCTTGCCTGCGGCGAACCCATCGGCGCTTCGGGCCTGCGACAGGTCTACGAGAACGTCGTGCAACTTCGCGGGGACGGCGGCGGGCGCCAGGTGCCCGGCAATCCCAAGACCGCATACAGCCACGTCTATGGCGCCCCGGGCGTCTCTGCCGTGACCATTCTGGAACGCTGACAAAGACTTATGGACATCGAACTTTCCCCCGAAGACCAGGCCTTCCGCGACGAGGTTCGCGCGTTCCTGGCCGCGAACCTCCCCCGCGAGGTGATCGACGGCGCGGCCTCGTCGCCGACGGTCTTCGTCGAGCCGGACATCGGCCAGCGCTGGAACGCGATCCTCGCGGCCAAAGGCTGGCTGGCCTACCAGTGGCCGAAGGAAGCGGGCGGCACGGGCTGGAGCCCGGTGCAGCGCTACATCTTCGAGAAGGAATGCGCGCTGGCCGGCGCGCCCAACCTGACGGTGCTCGGGCTCAAGCTGGTGGCGCCGGTGATCTACACCTTCGGCACGCCGGAGCAGAAGGCCAAGTACCTGCCGCGCATCCTTTCGGGCGAGGACTACTGGTGCCAGGGCTTTTCCGAGCCGGGCAGCGGATCTGACCTTGCCAGCCTGCAGTGCCGCGCCACGCTGTCCGAGGACGGCACGCACTACAAGCTCAACGGATCGAAGATCTGGACAACCCATGCGCACTGGGCGAACCGCATGTTCGCACTGGTCCGCACCGACGCGACGGTCAAGAAGCAGGCGGGCATCTCGTTCGTGCTGGTCGACATGAACCAGCCGGGCGTCTCGGTGCGACCATTGCTGACGCTGGCGGGCGACCATGAGGTGAACCAGGTCTTCCTCGAGGACGCCATCGTTCCGGTCGAGGACCGCATCGGCGAGGAAGGCGACGGGTGGAAGCTCGCCAAGTTCCTGCTCGAGAACGAGCGCGGCGGCTCCTGCCATTCGCCCAAGCTGGAATACGACCTGGGCCAGATCGAGAAGGACGCCGCCGCCGAGCCAGACGGGCGCGGCGGACGCCTGGCCGACGATGCCGACTGGAAGCGCCGTGTGGCCAAGGTGCGCCTCGGCATCCAGAGCCTCGAGATGATCGAGCTGAAGATCCTGTCGGAAGTGGCCAAGGGCCGTCCGCCGGGGCCGCAGACCTCGCTGTGCAAGCTGCTGGCATCGAACCTGCGCCAGGACGTCGACCTGCTGGCGGTGGATCTCTATGGCACGGCGGGCCTCCAGCTCGACTTCGCGCGGCCGTTCTATGGCGACAACGCCCCGGCCGCGATCCATTCCAGGGGTGCGCAAGTCGCATCGGCACGGTACCTCAACAGCCGTGCGTGGACCATTTTCGGCGGAACCAACGAAGTGCAGGCGGGCATCATCGCGCGCACTGTGCTGGGACTATAAGGAAGCAAGAGGATGCAGCTGAGCCGTGAGGCGCTATTGCGCGCCTATCGCCAGATGAAGGTGATCCGCGAATTCGAGGAACGCCTACACGTCGATATCCAGACCGGCGAGATCGCCGGCTTCACCCACCTCTACTGCGGGCAGGAAGCCGTCGCGGTCGGGGTGTGCGAACATCTGTCGGTCGAGGACAAGATCGTCTCCACCCATCGCGGCCACGGCCACTGCCTTGCCAAGGGTTGCGACGTGAACGGGATGATGAAGGAGATCTGGGGCAGCCGCGAAGGCCTGTGCAAGGGCAAGGGCGGCTCGATGCACATCGCCGACGTCGACAAGGGCATGCTCGGCGCCAACGGCATCGTCGGTGCGGGCGCTCCCATCGCGGTGGGCGCGGGGATCGCCGCCAAGATCGACGGCAAGGGCAAGGTCGCGATCACCTTCTCGGGCGACGGCGCATGCAATCAGGGCACCACGTTCGAGGCCATGAACATGGCCGTGGTGACCAAGGCCGCGACGATCTTCGTGTTCGAGAACAACCACTATTCCGAACACACCGGCTTCGAATACGCGGTCGGCACGACCAAGGATATCGCCAGCCGCGCCGAGGCCTTCGGCATGAAGGTGTGGCGCGGTGACGGCACCGACTTCTT
This window of the Novosphingobium aromaticivorans DSM 12444 genome carries:
- a CDS encoding ThuA domain-containing protein; the protein is MSGEVSEEARPPRIDCVLVCGGVWHDMDFARLELLKLLAEDPAVRTRVFEDYENIEAIRAADILITYTCDVTPSLTAQEALRDWLQAGGRWYALHGTNSVLRFLTEGPNKDLWDAPRWAPLMMDLLGSQFISHPPIAPYTVTVADPDHPLVRGVEPFETTDELYHMEYHGDLHVLLETDCTVEGTGFVEAKDAIGKHAVMYLKDHGKGGVLYNTLGHCRGHYDLQPMLDWWPTVDRCAWDLPVFYDLLRRGIGWLKERPAKG
- a CDS encoding acyl-CoA dehydrogenase family protein, with translation MNFDLNEDEEMLKALAERFVDDHYDLDRRRGYLADPNGFSPAMWSLLAELGLVAAPLSMESGGLSLDATAIATVFEALGRGLVVEPLTENILVAARLLERVAPADLAEGWMESLAMGTRRVALAHAEHGARGGLTFVECAVRTDGSLCGVKSCVPAGAGVDAFIVTARESGSATDEAGIALFLVEANAPGVAVNPWRMADGSIAVTLTLDAAPATRLVGSLADVRENDLLASLARSAEAIGIMQLLFDATLDYLRTRRQFGVSLGSFQAIQHRMSAQYAAIEQARALLNLAMVSQGSDAFASAVHGLRAFVAPASVELGHEMIQFHGGMGVTDELFIGHGHKRLLVLSRWPESPEVALDRYAGVLA
- a CDS encoding helix-turn-helix transcriptional regulator: MQLSVESIDSVRISGPQDVRRAAEALHQIALAAGMRAAPAHDIADKRTPVDADGNILARDVFGWNDEKVWWRNSRIALDSPLTSACRFESEPFWVNANGFHTRQPNHYLTAIDLTNFETRAMTRAAIVVPVHLPFGQIGAVSFNPLDPDLTELDDIFLENGDAFGIYGRTFIASYVHAMGSVQALPPGSRLSKREVECLRWAAIGKTDLEISMIMGRSRATVRFHIHNASMKLNAVNRSQTVFKAAQLGYISLAT
- a CDS encoding poly(R)-hydroxyalkanoic acid synthase subunit PhaE, which produces MSQKPFDPVAAWQDMVQKWEQEINGWSGKLTESEQFSALMGQATKVQLVAQRAFSEQMEGLLRNLNLPSKSQVEALSERIDGLEDSIDRVRLAIEALAAKSAAAPTPPEPRRTRKPPQAKG
- a CDS encoding alpha/beta fold hydrolase: MAESDPLSPEAVAERVRREVDRALKRNIKGLEFLAAPRQEVGAMEKELVHREGTALLYRYRPVVDEIYRLPLLIVSPPSNKGYIFDLAPGQSMVEYLLNRGYDVFNLDWAPPRRDEAHLGLADYVDRFIPDSLAKIAEITGEEEASLAGYCMGGTLATIHAALHAGNGVRNLVLFATPVDFTHMHLFQKWSDKRHFDVDEVVDKLGVIPPEIMLGAFDLARPANRTAGRMHLWTNMWNDEFVRSYRMFDRWAAETLPVPGEYFREQIKHLMWDNALASGTLEVGGRKADLANIAVPILNVVAQHDHIVSHEATQPLKLLTSSDDYEEIVSKGGHVSLVAGPSALKRLWPLIDGWLGKRSV
- a CDS encoding GNAT family N-acetyltransferase; translation: MPDTLTYPRTVTAGARTITLRLMERDDAPALVAFAEALPPHDLLFLLRDIRNPKVVAAWIEQVERGQIRSLVALEDGRIVGCTALARDELSWSPHVADIRMLISPAMRGTGFGRVLAQECVAMGMADGESKLTARLTPDQGAALKVFEDLGFLPEALLRNHVRDAQGELHDIAIMALDLERQGGMKALYGMG
- a CDS encoding esterase/lipase family protein; amino-acid sequence: MNAAAQTTPEIRRPQLGWTMLETPRFLSETALLALAWPMLAKAPQGDGHPVMVLPGFATNDTMTVLLRSFLARLGYQVFPWDLGWNLDQHSAGENGEHLAARIDAIAAETGRKVSLVGWSLGGVIAREAARRDHGGLRQVVTLGSPFTGNPRATSLTSLYELLTGNKASSEKSAARYARGHHPLPVPSTAIFSRTDGITAWENCVSETDDRTENIEVHCSHFGFVANPGVFWAVADRLAQPEGQWRKFDPKGCFAAFYP
- a CDS encoding GMC family oxidoreductase gives rise to the protein MEQGWDYIVVGAGSAGCVVAERLSADGRHRVLVLEAGGENDGFWVTLPKGVARLVTNPDHIWAYPVAQPRAAGMPANEVWIRGKGLGGSSAVNGMIWSRGEPADYDAWEQAGATGWNGAAMTEAFLALEDHAAGPGPMRGSGGLVHVDPAIYTYPLADRMIAAGESCGMARVADLNERGGPRVGLYSHNIRKGRRQSSGRTFLAAARRRANVRVVTGAIAERVVTRDGRAVAVEARVNGVLTRFDCAGEVIVSGGAMESPLLLQRSGIGDGARLRAVGIEPLVQSPDVGERLVEHLGFSMPHRLVGERGTGGLLRGPGLVAAVLRYALTRGGIMATGPFEVGAFCNVAHPDGRVDAQLYLGGYTFEVSDDGNPVPLDKISSRPGMTIYGQLLRLTSEASVRAAGPDAATAPVILPNWLSTEHDRKSAVAMVRAMRRFVRTAPLAEVVGEEMIPGAAVESDEAILDAFRHLASCGLHAIGSCRMGSDQRAVVDPRLRVRGVDGLRVVDCSVMPGHITGNTNAPAMALGYRAGNLILEDRKG
- a CDS encoding Zn-ribbon domain-containing OB-fold protein, with amino-acid sequence MRVIAEGLFTDGNPPHLIGGRERESGRVVFPCPPGDRYEPVALSRTGTLWSYTIQRYRPKSPPYAGPEAFRPWPVGYVELPGEVIVEARLANVAFEDIRIGMPLELTLVPLDPDAAEPVMIHAFQPIEGAGA
- a CDS encoding thiolase family protein: MSGDVCIVGIGIHPFGRTDGLSGLEQGVFAVRQALGDAGIEWGDVQFAYGSSDSAGNPDTMVDRLGLTGMQFINVRNGCAAGGSALFSAQMAIKSGEFDIGLAVGFDKHPRGAFNAMPSEYNLPDWYGEAGYMITTQFFANKIMRYMHDHGISQQTLGRVAEKAFRNAVHADHAWRREPVDLETILEAPLVSDPYTKYMFCSPAEGGVALILASEKKARELGKPLVRLKAATMRTRPPKSFEVFAPSIDIGGGKATATQIASADAFRMAGIGPGDIAVAQLQDTEAGAEIMHMAENGFCKDGEQERWLAEGLTEVGGKLPVNTDGGCLACGEPIGASGLRQVYENVVQLRGDGGGRQVPGNPKTAYSHVYGAPGVSAVTILER
- a CDS encoding acyl-CoA dehydrogenase family protein, whose protein sequence is MDIELSPEDQAFRDEVRAFLAANLPREVIDGAASSPTVFVEPDIGQRWNAILAAKGWLAYQWPKEAGGTGWSPVQRYIFEKECALAGAPNLTVLGLKLVAPVIYTFGTPEQKAKYLPRILSGEDYWCQGFSEPGSGSDLASLQCRATLSEDGTHYKLNGSKIWTTHAHWANRMFALVRTDATVKKQAGISFVLVDMNQPGVSVRPLLTLAGDHEVNQVFLEDAIVPVEDRIGEEGDGWKLAKFLLENERGGSCHSPKLEYDLGQIEKDAAAEPDGRGGRLADDADWKRRVAKVRLGIQSLEMIELKILSEVAKGRPPGPQTSLCKLLASNLRQDVDLLAVDLYGTAGLQLDFARPFYGDNAPAAIHSRGAQVASARYLNSRAWTIFGGTNEVQAGIIARTVLGL
- a CDS encoding thiamine pyrophosphate-dependent dehydrogenase E1 component subunit alpha, translated to MQLSREALLRAYRQMKVIREFEERLHVDIQTGEIAGFTHLYCGQEAVAVGVCEHLSVEDKIVSTHRGHGHCLAKGCDVNGMMKEIWGSREGLCKGKGGSMHIADVDKGMLGANGIVGAGAPIAVGAGIAAKIDGKGKVAITFSGDGACNQGTTFEAMNMAVVTKAATIFVFENNHYSEHTGFEYAVGTTKDIASRAEAFGMKVWRGDGTDFFSVFETMREVLDYVRVPGNGPAAVEFDTERFFGHFEGDPQRYRGPGEIDRIRETRDCLKKFRESVTAAKLLTHEDLDALDAEVMEAIEESVRQAKAADRPTAEDVLTDVYISY